The proteins below come from a single Bryobacter aggregatus MPL3 genomic window:
- a CDS encoding sugar phosphate isomerase/epimerase family protein, translating into MQLGFVSAILPDLTLEEVLTFASEEKFRCVEVMCWPKGKAERRYAGVTHIDVVGFDADAAKRVQDLTAKTGVAISGLGYYPNPLTPDEAEAKVYVDHIKAVIQASKLLGIGVVNTFVGRDWTKSVEDNWPRFLATWKPLIDFADDHGVKVGIENCPMSFSKDEWPGGKNLATTPVIWRRMFNDIPSSNFGLNFDPSHFVWQGMDYVKVLREFKDRLHHMHAKDARLDRDRLNEVGLLAHPNEYHTPKLPGMGDVNWGQFLGALAEVYDGPLAIEVEDRAYEGTLEARKRSLQISRNYLNAFVG; encoded by the coding sequence CTGCAACTTGGCTTTGTATCCGCGATCCTTCCCGATCTCACTCTTGAAGAAGTATTGACCTTTGCCAGCGAAGAGAAATTTCGCTGCGTCGAGGTGATGTGCTGGCCCAAAGGCAAGGCCGAACGCCGCTATGCCGGCGTCACCCATATTGACGTCGTTGGCTTTGATGCCGATGCCGCCAAGCGGGTACAGGACCTGACGGCAAAGACCGGAGTCGCCATCAGCGGTCTGGGCTATTACCCCAATCCGCTGACGCCCGACGAGGCGGAAGCTAAGGTTTATGTCGATCACATTAAGGCCGTGATCCAAGCCTCAAAGCTGCTGGGCATTGGAGTGGTCAACACCTTTGTCGGCCGTGACTGGACCAAGAGCGTCGAAGACAACTGGCCACGCTTCCTCGCCACCTGGAAGCCGCTCATCGACTTTGCCGACGACCACGGCGTGAAGGTGGGAATCGAGAATTGCCCGATGTCCTTCTCAAAGGACGAATGGCCCGGCGGCAAGAATCTTGCCACCACGCCGGTGATCTGGCGCCGGATGTTCAACGATATTCCCAGCTCCAACTTCGGCTTGAACTTTGATCCGAGTCATTTCGTGTGGCAGGGCATGGACTATGTCAAAGTGCTGCGCGAGTTCAAAGATCGCCTGCACCACATGCACGCCAAGGACGCTCGTCTCGATCGCGACCGTCTCAATGAGGTGGGGCTGCTTGCCCACCCGAACGAGTACCACACGCCGAAGCTCCCCGGCATGGGCGACGTGAACTGGGGCCAGTTCCTCGGCGCGCTGGCGGAGGTGTATGACGGTCCGCTCGCCATCGAAGTGGAAGACCGCGCCTATGAAGGCACCCTCGAGGCACGCAAACGCAGCCTCCAGATCAGCCGCAATTACCTGAATGCGTTTGTCGGTTAA
- a CDS encoding gamma-glutamyltransferase family protein, translated as MRRPIALLILIALLLACGTAQQTIQTRDLADALLPKEPARGKNGAVAGGTAAAVDAGMKIFKMGGNAVDAGVATMFAAAVAEYSHFGFGGEAPILIRTKDGTVVTIGGVGTMPKLGTPEFFRKHQLEPLEVDSNEPNGLTKYLPVTGLLPAIVPGMVEGGLVALRDYGTLSFEQVIGPAIELADEQVVDDMRAAVVRYARPFFDRWPTSKAYFMPDGHMPRPGETFKQPALAKTLRAMVAAEQRAAALKKPRTLGIDAVRDYFYRGEIARKIDAFSKANGGLIRYEDMANFRVKPEPSLGGSYKNYTVYKPGFYTQGPAAIELLNLMENTNVAKLGFGSEQYIHTMTEAMKLAYADRDAYYGDPLFTKVPSAELLSKEYAKTRFSLITDAASLDFRPGKVKHANGTHPSREELVRRQIDDALMYGDTTCVNAIDKDGVLFSATPSGAALPSVIVGDTGIPLTQRAQSFYLIGDHPNDVAPGKRPRVTLTPTLVLKDGKPYMVMSTPGGDNQDQSLVQMFFNVVEFGMNAQQAVAAPRFQSRHLVSSFDNHAMNPGSLLVDERFGRPVAIALKNRGHRVEFRSRFSSGAAPTMILLQPDGTIEAGADPYAFRVAKAF; from the coding sequence ATGCGGCGGCCAATTGCACTCTTAATTCTTATTGCCCTGCTCCTTGCCTGCGGCACGGCTCAACAGACGATTCAAACGCGGGATCTGGCCGATGCGCTCCTTCCCAAGGAACCAGCCCGCGGGAAAAATGGCGCAGTTGCGGGCGGAACCGCTGCTGCCGTCGATGCCGGAATGAAGATCTTCAAGATGGGCGGCAATGCGGTGGATGCCGGTGTCGCCACCATGTTTGCGGCTGCTGTGGCCGAGTATTCCCATTTTGGCTTTGGTGGCGAGGCTCCGATTCTCATCCGCACCAAGGATGGCACTGTTGTCACGATTGGGGGCGTCGGCACGATGCCGAAGCTGGGAACGCCGGAGTTTTTCCGCAAGCACCAACTGGAACCGCTGGAAGTCGATTCCAACGAGCCGAACGGACTGACGAAGTATCTTCCTGTCACCGGCCTGCTGCCGGCAATTGTCCCCGGCATGGTGGAAGGCGGGCTGGTGGCGCTTCGCGACTACGGCACGCTTTCGTTTGAGCAAGTGATCGGGCCGGCCATTGAGCTGGCCGACGAACAGGTGGTGGACGATATGCGCGCCGCGGTCGTGCGCTATGCGCGGCCCTTCTTTGATCGCTGGCCCACGTCAAAGGCTTATTTCATGCCCGATGGTCACATGCCCCGTCCTGGTGAGACCTTCAAGCAACCGGCACTGGCCAAGACGCTGCGGGCGATGGTGGCCGCAGAGCAACGCGCGGCCGCACTGAAGAAGCCGCGCACGCTTGGCATTGACGCGGTGCGCGATTATTTTTATCGCGGCGAGATTGCCCGCAAGATCGACGCCTTCTCCAAAGCAAATGGCGGCCTGATCCGCTACGAAGACATGGCGAATTTCCGGGTGAAGCCAGAGCCTTCCCTCGGGGGCAGCTATAAGAATTACACCGTCTACAAGCCGGGTTTCTACACCCAAGGCCCGGCTGCCATCGAACTGCTGAACCTGATGGAGAACACGAACGTCGCGAAGCTTGGTTTCGGATCGGAACAGTACATTCATACGATGACCGAGGCGATGAAGCTCGCCTATGCCGACCGTGACGCCTACTACGGCGATCCACTGTTTACCAAGGTGCCGAGCGCCGAACTGCTGTCGAAGGAATACGCGAAGACTCGTTTCTCGCTCATTACCGATGCAGCCAGCCTCGACTTCCGCCCCGGCAAAGTGAAGCACGCGAATGGCACGCATCCATCGAGAGAGGAACTGGTGCGCCGCCAGATTGACGATGCCCTGATGTATGGCGACACCACCTGCGTCAATGCGATCGACAAAGACGGCGTATTGTTCAGCGCCACGCCGAGCGGTGCGGCTCTTCCCAGCGTGATCGTCGGGGACACCGGCATTCCGCTGACGCAGCGTGCGCAGAGCTTCTACCTGATTGGCGACCATCCGAATGATGTTGCTCCCGGCAAACGTCCACGGGTGACGCTGACACCGACTCTTGTCCTCAAAGACGGCAAGCCTTACATGGTGATGTCCACCCCGGGCGGCGACAATCAGGACCAGAGCCTGGTGCAGATGTTCTTCAACGTGGTGGAGTTCGGGATGAATGCGCAACAGGCGGTGGCGGCTCCGCGCTTCCAGTCGCGGCATCTGGTATCGAGCTTTGATAACCATGCAATGAACCCAGGCAGTCTGCTGGTGGATGAACGCTTTGGCCGGCCTGTGGCCATTGCTCTCAAGAATCGCGGCCATCGCGTTGAGTTCCGATCGCGCTTCTCTTCAGGAGCCGCTCCAACGATGATTCTGCTGCAGCCGGATGGCACGATCGAAGCCGGCGCCGATCCTTACGCATTTCGAGTCGCCAAAGCGTTTTGA
- a CDS encoding DinB family protein has product MSEVAELLERFRRGGELLASLTTGAAGAELDFQANADLWSVRQIVCHLMDTELVAHGRLSALIAEENPTLVAFDGAAWTANLNYRQRKFSGAVELYRRMIAENYDLLKEQPESVWSRQGTHTETGPITLLQFFREHIQHAEDHLMEVREIRQKYKASKQTGAGA; this is encoded by the coding sequence ATGAGCGAAGTAGCGGAATTGCTGGAACGTTTTCGGCGCGGTGGAGAATTACTCGCCTCTCTCACCACGGGCGCGGCCGGGGCTGAGTTAGACTTCCAGGCGAATGCGGATCTATGGAGTGTCCGGCAGATCGTCTGCCACCTGATGGATACCGAACTGGTTGCTCATGGGCGTCTCAGCGCTCTGATCGCCGAAGAAAACCCCACCCTTGTCGCCTTCGACGGCGCCGCCTGGACCGCAAATCTGAATTACCGCCAGCGTAAGTTTTCCGGCGCCGTGGAGCTCTACCGGCGCATGATTGCCGAAAATTATGATCTGCTGAAGGAACAGCCGGAATCTGTCTGGAGCCGCCAAGGCACCCATACTGAAACCGGCCCCATCACCTTATTGCAGTTTTTCCGTGAGCACATCCAGCATGCTGAGGATCATCTCATGGAAGTTCGTGAAATCCGGCAAAAATACAAAGCGTCCAAACAAACAGGAGCGGGTGCATGA
- a CDS encoding M28 family metallopeptidase, with product MKLRQMAAIATVGATLIAAERSTDINYAQEGKRWWSHVEVLAKDEMKGRNVGSPGFRAAAKYVAAEFEKAGLAPGASKSSYTQKVPFLERTIDESKSSLTLTRDGKAELLQLGEDANIGIRSAPAASVEAEMVFVGYGTKVPENNYDDFKGVDLKGKIAVFISGQPEGIPGPLASHYQSASERARFLAEAGAIGSATIANPRNSDIPWSRATLARLMPSMSIDEPGTGTDRLKVSLTINAAHADKFFAGSGHSIDELFALANQRQALPHFPLQGKLTVKAAYTQRKIEGENTIGIRYGTDPALRNEFIVISAHLDHLGVNDKISGDQIYNGAMDNASGVASLIEAARLIKEANLPLKRSIAFIALTGEEKGLLGSSWYAQHPVFGQEKKGRVVADLNMDMYLPLFPLKALLILGVDESTLGDLARKSAQDAGIEVWPDPAPERNTFIRSDQYSFIRNGIPALAFKFGYRKGTPEEKLVQAWLRDRYHSPADDLTQPVEKEAAAQYNRVLSSIITAAANAPETPKWKDASFFQRFAK from the coding sequence ATGAAACTACGCCAGATGGCGGCCATCGCGACGGTTGGCGCCACTCTCATTGCCGCGGAACGCAGCACGGACATCAACTATGCCCAGGAAGGCAAACGCTGGTGGTCGCACGTCGAGGTGCTGGCCAAGGACGAGATGAAGGGCCGCAATGTCGGGAGCCCCGGCTTCCGCGCCGCGGCGAAGTATGTCGCCGCCGAGTTTGAAAAGGCCGGTCTTGCTCCGGGTGCCTCCAAAAGCAGCTACACCCAGAAAGTGCCGTTTCTGGAACGCACGATTGATGAATCGAAATCTTCGTTGACCCTTACCCGCGATGGCAAGGCGGAGTTGCTCCAGTTAGGAGAAGACGCCAATATTGGAATCCGCAGCGCGCCCGCGGCCAGCGTCGAGGCGGAAATGGTCTTTGTGGGTTATGGCACCAAAGTCCCAGAAAACAATTACGACGATTTCAAGGGAGTGGACCTCAAGGGCAAGATCGCCGTTTTCATCTCCGGACAACCAGAAGGCATTCCGGGCCCTCTCGCGAGCCATTACCAGAGCGCCTCAGAGCGGGCGCGCTTTCTTGCCGAAGCTGGTGCGATCGGATCGGCCACAATCGCGAATCCACGCAATAGCGACATTCCCTGGTCCCGCGCGACTCTGGCCCGGCTGATGCCTTCGATGTCGATCGATGAGCCCGGCACAGGCACGGACCGGCTGAAGGTCTCGCTCACCATCAACGCGGCACACGCCGACAAGTTTTTTGCGGGCTCCGGACACAGCATCGACGAGTTGTTTGCTCTGGCAAACCAACGGCAAGCTTTGCCGCACTTTCCTCTCCAAGGGAAGCTCACGGTGAAGGCCGCCTACACCCAGCGGAAGATTGAGGGTGAAAATACGATTGGTATCCGCTATGGGACTGACCCTGCTCTTCGCAATGAGTTCATTGTCATCTCAGCCCATCTCGATCATCTCGGCGTCAACGACAAGATCAGCGGCGACCAGATCTATAACGGCGCGATGGACAACGCGAGCGGTGTCGCCAGCCTGATCGAAGCGGCCCGGCTCATCAAAGAAGCCAATCTCCCTCTCAAGCGCAGCATTGCCTTTATCGCGCTGACGGGCGAAGAGAAGGGATTGCTCGGCTCCTCCTGGTATGCGCAGCATCCGGTTTTCGGCCAGGAGAAGAAGGGGCGCGTGGTCGCCGATCTGAACATGGATATGTACCTTCCGCTCTTTCCGCTCAAGGCTCTGCTGATTTTGGGCGTGGACGAGTCGACCTTAGGCGATCTGGCGCGTAAAAGTGCGCAGGACGCAGGGATCGAAGTCTGGCCCGACCCGGCGCCGGAACGCAACACCTTTATCCGCAGTGACCAGTACAGCTTCATCCGAAATGGCATTCCCGCGTTGGCCTTCAAATTTGGCTATCGGAAAGGGACCCCCGAAGAGAAGCTAGTGCAGGCCTGGCTGCGCGATCGCTATCATTCACCTGCAGATGACCTCACGCAGCCGGTAGAGAAGGAAGCCGCTGCGCAATACAATCGCGTCCTCAGCTCCATCATCACGGCGGCAGCCAACGCTCCAGAAACGCCCAAGTGGAAGGATGCGAGCTTCTTTCAGAGATTCGCAAAGTAA
- a CDS encoding 50S ribosomal protein L11 methyltransferase — protein sequence MPNFYILLPCSEEEKDILISDLFDAGTTGIAELDEPEGRYTLKASFDTREAASGFGVEVFEDATDWVTISHLVWKSRLVGERFYFAPSWSDEATPEGRWRIDYQDGAACGSGEHPSTRHALEAIEKYLQPGMRLLDLGCGAGILSRGARLLGAGLVVGVDVEDDSCHLTRQLSGVPVVQGMADCIASESFDIVAANISAAVLVNFADEILRIVKPDGVVVLAGFGVEEADRVKQIYGLPLLGERSEGEWSSLVFRMPAMG from the coding sequence GTGCCCAATTTTTATATTCTGCTCCCCTGTAGTGAAGAGGAAAAAGACATCCTCATTTCCGACCTCTTCGATGCGGGTACAACCGGCATTGCGGAGCTGGATGAACCAGAGGGCCGCTACACGCTGAAGGCCAGCTTCGATACGCGGGAAGCCGCGAGCGGCTTTGGCGTCGAAGTCTTTGAAGACGCCACCGATTGGGTCACCATCAGTCATCTCGTCTGGAAGAGCCGGCTGGTGGGGGAACGATTTTACTTCGCTCCTTCCTGGAGCGATGAAGCGACGCCCGAAGGGCGCTGGCGCATTGACTACCAGGACGGCGCAGCCTGCGGGAGCGGCGAACATCCGTCCACCCGCCATGCTCTGGAGGCAATCGAGAAATACCTGCAGCCCGGCATGCGCCTGCTCGATCTTGGCTGCGGTGCAGGCATCCTCTCCCGTGGGGCTCGCCTGCTGGGAGCCGGTCTGGTGGTGGGTGTCGATGTTGAGGACGATAGCTGCCACCTTACGCGCCAGCTCAGCGGAGTTCCGGTGGTACAAGGCATGGCGGACTGTATCGCGAGCGAGAGCTTCGACATCGTTGCGGCAAACATCAGCGCGGCTGTGCTGGTGAACTTTGCGGACGAGATTCTGCGCATCGTGAAGCCAGATGGCGTCGTGGTTCTGGCTGGATTCGGCGTCGAAGAAGCGGACCGCGTCAAGCAGATCTACGGCCTGCCGCTGCTTGGCGAGCGAAGTGAAGGGGAGTGGAGTTCGCTCGTTTTTCGTATGCCTGCCATGGGCTAG
- a CDS encoding sodium:solute symporter family protein yields MSLPQIELHWIDYAILLTYFAFVLGIGFQLRRQMQSSEDYLLSGRSIPAWIAGLAFLSANLGAQELMGMAASGAKYGIATSHFYWVGAVPAMLFVGVFMMPFYYGSRARSVPEYLKLRFDEKTRAFNAITFAIMTVMSSGISLYAMGLLLASLLGWNFDASIALAAVIVLVYIFLGGLTSAIYNEVLQFFLICAGFLPLVIVGLHNVGGWHGLTTQLERVAVSKGYVPGAYTEAWAQMSNPSANPMGIEWFGMAMGLGFVLSFGYWCTDFLVVQRAMAADSMAAARKTPLIAAVPKMIFPFLVILPGMIALAISNQTNGAFHLPVKPDGTLNYDMTIPLMLQNFFPAGMLGLGLTALMASFMSGMAGNVTAFNTVWTYDIYQAYIRPGRSDAHYLKIGKLATVFGILASVAAAYAAVKFNNIMDLLQLIFAFVNAPLFATFLLGMFWSRTSANGAFFGLVSGTLAAALHHGLTLPVASVPGIKGGWLGMVATYPSEMAQNFYTAIWAWTACFVVTILVSLVTSPKPVSELKGLVYAHTEIPADRSPKLLACGILAVLVVLNIIFW; encoded by the coding sequence GTGTCCCTCCCACAGATTGAACTTCATTGGATCGACTACGCGATCCTGCTCACCTACTTTGCGTTCGTGCTTGGCATCGGCTTCCAATTGCGGCGCCAGATGCAGTCGAGCGAAGATTACTTGCTTTCGGGGCGTTCGATTCCGGCCTGGATCGCCGGCCTTGCCTTTCTCTCCGCCAATCTTGGCGCTCAGGAACTGATGGGAATGGCGGCCTCAGGTGCCAAGTATGGCATCGCCACCAGCCACTTCTATTGGGTGGGCGCGGTGCCCGCTATGCTCTTTGTCGGCGTCTTTATGATGCCGTTCTATTACGGTTCGCGAGCGCGCTCGGTCCCGGAGTATCTGAAGCTCCGTTTTGATGAGAAAACCCGGGCCTTTAACGCCATTACCTTCGCCATTATGACGGTGATGTCTTCCGGCATTTCTCTTTACGCCATGGGTCTGCTGCTTGCGTCCCTGCTCGGCTGGAACTTCGACGCGAGCATCGCCCTGGCTGCCGTAATTGTCCTTGTCTACATCTTCTTAGGTGGTTTGACCTCAGCGATTTACAACGAAGTTCTCCAGTTTTTCCTGATTTGTGCGGGCTTCTTGCCGCTGGTGATTGTGGGCCTTCATAACGTGGGGGGCTGGCACGGGCTCACCACCCAACTGGAGCGTGTCGCTGTTTCGAAAGGCTATGTCCCTGGCGCGTATACCGAGGCCTGGGCGCAGATGTCGAACCCTTCGGCAAACCCGATGGGCATTGAATGGTTCGGCATGGCGATGGGGCTTGGCTTCGTTTTGAGTTTTGGCTATTGGTGTACGGACTTTCTCGTCGTACAGCGCGCGATGGCCGCTGATTCCATGGCCGCCGCCCGAAAGACTCCGCTCATTGCTGCCGTGCCGAAGATGATCTTTCCTTTTCTGGTCATTCTGCCCGGCATGATCGCCCTTGCGATTTCGAACCAGACCAACGGCGCCTTCCATTTGCCAGTCAAGCCGGACGGCACGTTGAACTACGACATGACGATTCCGCTGATGCTCCAGAACTTCTTCCCTGCCGGGATGCTCGGCCTTGGGCTCACTGCCTTGATGGCGAGCTTTATGTCGGGCATGGCGGGCAATGTCACGGCCTTCAACACCGTCTGGACTTATGACATCTACCAGGCCTACATCCGCCCCGGCCGCTCCGACGCGCACTATCTGAAGATCGGGAAACTGGCGACTGTCTTTGGCATCCTCGCTTCGGTCGCTGCCGCCTATGCGGCTGTGAAGTTCAATAACATCATGGATCTGCTGCAGTTGATCTTCGCCTTTGTCAACGCGCCGCTCTTTGCCACTTTCCTGCTGGGCATGTTCTGGTCGCGCACGAGTGCGAATGGCGCCTTCTTCGGTCTTGTTTCCGGGACTCTGGCTGCTGCGCTGCACCATGGCCTCACACTGCCGGTGGCGAGTGTGCCGGGGATCAAGGGGGGCTGGCTCGGTATGGTCGCTACTTATCCGAGCGAGATGGCACAGAACTTCTATACCGCCATCTGGGCCTGGACGGCGTGCTTTGTCGTCACGATTCTGGTCAGCCTGGTCACCAG